In Tepidanaerobacter syntrophicus, the following are encoded in one genomic region:
- the recN gene encoding DNA repair protein RecN: MLLNLSIRDYALIDNLSISFGPGLNILTGETGAGKSIIIDAVNLIIGERASTDFIRTGSESASVEAVFDYKNPAIEDILTEYGIDAEDDTLIISREVNKEGRSFARVNGRLVPVGVLKKIGKLLIDIHGQHEHQALLDSKNHLNILDSLGSKIISDSKEKVSELYKKYRQINSRISTLEKKYLDFSKQQEILKFEIDELDKAQLLPDEDILLEEEKKVIENAEKIFSALEFAYTTLYQNYEIPSINDNLSKVIDSLEDIKGFYKPIENILESLKNILYELEDISFTIRELKDSVDFDAEKLNTINERLELINRLKLKYGKTIPELLDYKANAIAELDNVINTEDEIKELKIEYEQIKKSLAENALELSEKRKVVAEKLEQDILKELSDLGMKNVNFKVHMGLTEDPKGIEIDDKKISVSEDGIDNVEFLISTNYGEPLKPLAKIISGGESSRIMLALKSIIAEVDNISCMIFDEIDAGIGGRTAQAVGEKLSKISRTHQILCVTHSPQIASLGDTHFLIKKESTGDTTVTKVYKIDGDKRVDELARMLGGAKITDNTIAHAKEMLAMAKKIKGN; this comes from the coding sequence ATGCTCCTTAACCTCTCTATTCGAGACTATGCGTTAATTGATAATTTGTCTATTTCTTTTGGTCCCGGATTAAATATTTTAACTGGAGAAACAGGTGCGGGGAAATCTATAATTATAGATGCGGTAAATCTTATCATTGGAGAGAGAGCTTCTACGGATTTTATCCGAACCGGAAGTGAAAGCGCAAGTGTAGAAGCAGTTTTTGATTACAAAAACCCTGCCATTGAAGATATTTTAACAGAATATGGCATAGACGCGGAAGACGATACTCTGATAATCAGCAGAGAGGTAAACAAAGAAGGGCGCAGTTTCGCTCGCGTAAATGGCAGGCTTGTTCCTGTTGGCGTGTTAAAAAAAATAGGAAAACTATTAATTGATATTCATGGACAGCACGAACATCAAGCACTACTGGATAGTAAAAACCATCTTAATATTTTAGATTCTCTCGGCTCGAAAATTATATCAGACTCCAAGGAAAAAGTAAGCGAACTTTATAAAAAGTATCGACAAATAAACAGCAGAATCAGCACACTTGAAAAAAAATATCTGGATTTTTCAAAGCAACAAGAAATACTTAAGTTCGAGATTGACGAGCTAGATAAGGCTCAACTATTACCTGATGAAGATATATTACTAGAAGAAGAAAAAAAAGTCATCGAAAATGCTGAAAAAATATTTAGTGCTTTAGAATTTGCTTACACAACTTTGTATCAAAACTATGAAATACCTTCCATAAACGACAATTTGAGCAAAGTTATCGATTCTCTTGAGGATATCAAGGGGTTCTATAAACCGATTGAAAATATTTTAGAATCGTTGAAAAATATTTTATATGAGTTAGAAGATATCTCGTTTACAATAAGAGAACTCAAGGATTCAGTAGATTTCGACGCTGAAAAACTCAATACAATCAATGAAAGATTAGAATTGATAAACAGGCTTAAGTTAAAATATGGGAAAACAATACCGGAGCTGTTAGATTATAAAGCTAATGCTATTGCGGAATTAGATAACGTTATAAATACAGAGGATGAAATCAAAGAACTGAAGATTGAATATGAACAGATAAAAAAATCCTTAGCTGAAAACGCCCTGGAGCTTAGCGAAAAGCGAAAAGTAGTGGCAGAAAAACTAGAGCAAGACATTTTAAAGGAATTAAGCGATTTAGGGATGAAAAATGTCAATTTTAAAGTCCATATGGGGTTAACCGAGGATCCAAAGGGCATAGAAATTGATGACAAAAAGATTTCTGTGTCAGAAGATGGAATTGATAATGTAGAATTTCTAATCTCCACAAATTACGGAGAGCCGTTAAAGCCACTTGCCAAGATTATTTCAGGGGGAGAATCTTCTCGTATTATGTTAGCTTTAAAGAGCATAATAGCAGAAGTTGACAATATTTCCTGCATGATTTTTGATGAAATTGATGCGGGAATTGGTGGTAGAACCGCCCAGGCTGTGGGAGAAAAACTTTCTAAGATAAGCAGAACTCATCAAATTCTCTGCGTAACTCACTCACCACAGATTGCAAGTTTAGGTGATACTCATTTTCTAATTAAAAAGGAAAGCACAGGAGATACTACGGTTACCAAGGTTTATAAGATAGATGGAGATAAGCGTGTAGATGAACTGGCTCGAATGCTTGGCGGCGCTAAAATTACAGACAATACTATTGCTCATGCTAAGGAAATGCTAGCCATGGCTAAAAAGATAAAAGGAAATTAA
- a CDS encoding arginine repressor has translation MKQKRHFKIREIIKEKPIETQEELAAELRKAGFDVTQATVSRDIKELKLIKVLKDNGRYCYAEAPENMSVSSDRLLKIFKESITNFASAGNLIVIKTSSGTAPAVGEAIDGLNWPEILGTIAGDNTILVIAKSKKAVDDILNKFEEIMK, from the coding sequence ATGAAACAAAAAAGGCACTTCAAAATTCGTGAAATTATAAAAGAAAAACCAATAGAAACTCAAGAAGAACTAGCAGCTGAATTGAGAAAAGCAGGCTTTGACGTCACCCAGGCAACAGTATCTAGGGATATTAAAGAACTAAAACTTATAAAAGTTTTAAAAGATAACGGACGTTACTGCTACGCGGAAGCACCTGAAAATATGTCAGTTTCATCGGACAGGTTGCTTAAAATTTTTAAAGAATCCATAACAAATTTTGCTTCGGCAGGCAACCTTATAGTAATAAAAACTTCTTCAGGGACTGCTCCGGCTGTGGGAGAAGCTATTGACGGTCTTAATTGGCCTGAAATACTGGGAACCATAGCTGGAGACAACACCATTTTAGTTATAGCAAAATCTAAAAAGGCTGTTGATGACATTTTAAATAAATTCGAAGAGATTATGAAATAG
- a CDS encoding NAD(+)/NADH kinase produces MIQLTTLGLYPNVNKKNLTKLVSGLINWLESRGYSVVLPKDIADVLSISEHSIETEDFFQRIDIAVTLGGDGTLLNVARHVAPYKIPILGINLGHVGFLTEIELADLYTDLERFSKNSYTIDYRMMLETQVVRDGEVLEKFLALNDAVVTKGPFARLIRLKTYANEEYIDTYPADGLIIATPTGSTAYSLSAGGPIIHPNMNLLLLTPICPHTLRSRSIVVSENDVIKVKLLADHPEIMLTVDGQQGYKLLPGDQIIIKKSNFLTRLIRLKERSFYDVLRKKLSE; encoded by the coding sequence ATGATACAATTGACAACACTTGGTTTATATCCTAATGTAAATAAAAAAAATTTAACTAAATTGGTAAGTGGATTGATAAATTGGCTTGAGAGTAGAGGCTATTCAGTAGTACTACCCAAGGATATTGCTGATGTTCTGAGCATATCAGAACATTCCATAGAAACTGAAGACTTTTTTCAAAGAATCGATATTGCCGTAACCTTAGGAGGGGATGGTACCCTCTTAAATGTTGCAAGGCATGTGGCACCATATAAAATACCAATACTGGGAATAAACTTAGGCCATGTGGGCTTTCTAACAGAAATAGAGCTTGCAGATTTATATACTGATCTTGAACGATTCAGCAAAAACTCTTACACTATAGATTATCGGATGATGCTAGAGACACAGGTTGTGCGAGACGGAGAAGTGCTGGAAAAATTTCTAGCTTTAAATGATGCGGTAGTGACAAAAGGTCCTTTTGCAAGATTGATTCGCCTTAAAACATATGCAAATGAGGAATACATAGATACATATCCGGCAGATGGCCTGATTATTGCAACCCCTACGGGCTCTACTGCGTATTCTCTTTCGGCCGGCGGGCCGATAATCCACCCAAATATGAATCTGCTGTTGCTTACACCGATTTGTCCCCATACACTTCGCAGCCGTTCAATCGTAGTATCAGAGAATGATGTTATAAAAGTAAAGCTTCTGGCGGATCATCCGGAAATTATGCTCACCGTCGATGGCCAGCAAGGATACAAGCTGCTTCCTGGTGATCAAATTATAATAAAAAAGTCGAATTTTTTAACTCGCTTAATCCGTTTGAAGGAAAGAAGTTTTTATGATGTCCTCAGAAAAAAGTTGAGCGAGTAA